AGAATTGGGATTGCACGTGCTTTAGCACTTAATCCACGATTTATCGTATGCGATGAAGCGGTTAGTGCACTTGACGTATCCATTCAGTCTCAAGTTATCAACTTGCTTCAAGATTTAAAGGATGAAAATAATTTAACGTACTTGTTTATTACCCATGACTTGGGTGTTGTTCGTTTTATTAGTGATCGTATTGGTGTTATGTACTTTGGTAACTTAGTTGAATTAGCACCTGCTGAAGAAATCTTTGATAATCCTCAACACCCTTATACACGGCAATTGTTGAATGCAATTCCTAAAATGACAAAACCAGGTGAAATTATTGAACCGCTACCGCTCTATACCGAAAACGATGTCTTTGATTTTGGTTTCAAAGAAACAGGCGAAGCGGACAATGATTGGCATGAAGTGTCCCCAGGTCACTTTGTAGCGTGCCGTTTAAAGAATAAAGAAAGTGTCTAGGAGGGTCAAAATATGAGTTTATTAGAAATTAAGAATCTACATACTTATTTTGATACACGTCGTGGACTTGTTAAAGCTGTAAACGGTGTTTCATTTAAAGTAGAAGAGGGTCGTACATTAGGGATTGTTGGTGAGTCTGGTTCTGGAAAGAGCCAAACTGCGATGTCGATTCTACAACTGTTCGAATCAAACCAAAAGATTTATGATGGTGAAATTATATTTGATGGTAAAGTGCTCTCAGATTTCAATGCATCTCAACTTCAAGAAATTCGTGGAAATGATATTTCAATGATTTTCCAAGAACCGATGACAAGCTTAAATCCTGTTTTTACGGTTGAAAAGCAAATCAACGAAGTACTGATGCTTCACCAAAATATGAGTAAAAAAGAAGCTTCAGAACGTTCTTTAGAAATGCTGAAGTCTGTAAAAATTCCTAATGCTGAAGCAGTATTAAAACAATACCCTCACCAATTATCTGGTGGGATGAGTCAACGTGTTATGATCGCGATGGCCCTTGCTTGTAATCCTAAGCTTTTGATTGCGGATGAGCCAACGACTGCGCTTGACGTTATCATCCAAGCTGAAATATTACGTCTTATGAATGATTTGAAGGACAAGTACCGTACCTCAATCCTCTTTATTACCCATGACCTTGGCGTTATCAGTCAAATGGCAGATGATGTTATCGTTATGTACGGTGGGAAGATTGTTGAGGCAGGACCAATCCTTAAAATATTCGAAGAAGCAAAACACCCATATACAAAACGCTTGATGGCTGCTTTCTTAAAGACAGACATTAGCCGTCGTAAGGGTGAAAAAGAAACAGAAGCAGACTTATACTCTGCTGAAAACGAAGTATATGATTTCCATAACTTCCGTGAAAATGCAGTTGCAGATACAGATTGGTATGAAGTATCAGACGATCACTTCGTTGCATGTAATTTACTAGGAAAATAACATGGCTTTGTTCAAAAAAAG
This DNA window, taken from Erysipelothrix larvae, encodes the following:
- a CDS encoding ABC transporter ATP-binding protein; the protein is MSLLEIKNLHTYFDTRRGLVKAVNGVSFKVEEGRTLGIVGESGSGKSQTAMSILQLFESNQKIYDGEIIFDGKVLSDFNASQLQEIRGNDISMIFQEPMTSLNPVFTVEKQINEVLMLHQNMSKKEASERSLEMLKSVKIPNAEAVLKQYPHQLSGGMSQRVMIAMALACNPKLLIADEPTTALDVIIQAEILRLMNDLKDKYRTSILFITHDLGVISQMADDVIVMYGGKIVEAGPILKIFEEAKHPYTKRLMAAFLKTDISRRKGEKETEADLYSAENEVYDFHNFRENAVADTDWYEVSDDHFVACNLLGK